AACTTCCGAAGGCGGCACAACAGCAGCGGCACTACATGTTTTTAACCAGCAACATTTTACAACTATTATTCAACACGCTATGCAGGCGGCTAAAGATCGAGCGGCCGAATTGGCGAATGAGTTTTCTTAATGTCTATTATGCCTTCTTCACGTTTTGAGCCCATGACACTTGGGCAACAAGTACTCGCCGTTGGTCTCATGATTTTAATTGTGGTGGCCTCGAATGTCATGGTGCAATACCCCATCAATGATTGGTTGACATGGGGGGCAGTGAGCTATCCCATTGCTTTTTTGGTGGCGGATGTATTGAATCGTCGATTTGGACCAAAGTCAGCACGTCAGGTTGCGTATTTTGGTTTTATCGCCGCCTTATTGATTTCGGTTTTTGTTGCTAGCCCACGGATTGCACTGGCCTCTGGCTCTGCTTTTTTAGTGGCTCAACTCTGTGATATTTATATTTTTGATCGCTTGCGTCATCGCTCTTGGTGGCAAGCCCCTTTTGTTGGTGGTATCGCAGGGGCAACACTTGATACTTTTGTTTTCTTTAGTGTGGCTTTTGCAGGCACAGATATGCCATGGCAAACACTATTACTGGGTGATTTGGCCGTGAAACTGAGTTTGAATACTTTTATGTTGGCTCCGTTTCGTGCGTTGATGTGGAATATTGCAAAACCAAGTAATCCCCAATAGGGTATTTGTTTTATATTGCTTATACTTTAGGGGTAGTACGGAGTGACAAACCGTTGGTTTTGGTCACAATATAGAATATCTTAATTCTGGCTGTTGACTCTTTACTCAGGAGACAACAGCCCTTTTTGTAGCTATTACAGGCGGTCGTTATTATCTGCCTACACTAGCCTTTAGGAATTACATTATGTCGGATCTGCTTCCTCAGCTCGTGCAGCAGCTTTTTAATGGCTTATCTCTAGGCGCTATTTATGCCTTGATCGCCATTGGCTACACGATGGTATATGGCATTATTGGGATGATTAACTTTGCGCATGGCGAAATCTATATGATTGGAGCCTACGCTGGTTTAGTCACGTTATCGGCGATAGGCATGAGCTCAGGCTTACCTGTCATTTTAATCGTACTCATTATGCTGCTCGTAGCAGCGGCTATTACTGCAGTATATGGTTATACCGTCGAGAAAATCGCTTATGCTCCTGTCCGGGGCAGTCCTCGGTTAGTACCCCTGATTTCTGCCATTGGTATGTCCATTTTTTTACAAAACTGGGTAGCGCTAGGTCAGGGCGCACGTGATATGGCAGTACCTAACCTTGTCACTGGATCTTTACAGATACCTTTGGGTGATGACTTCACTTTCAATGCTCCTTATGCGCGTATTTTGATTATTGTGACCACAGTTGCGTTAATGGTTGCACTTAGTTTATTTATTAAATATTCACGTATAGGACGCGCTTCTAGAGCTTGTTCTCAAGACCTCGGTATGGCTAATTTATTAGGCATTGATACCAGTCGTATTATCTCCTTCACATTTATTATTGGTGCGATGTTGGCGGCGGTAGGTGGTGTATTAATTGCCCTAGCTATAGGTAAGCTGAATCCTTTCATTGGATTTATTGCTGGAATTAAAGCGTTTACGGCAGCGGTGCTGGGCGGGATCGGAAGTATTCCCGGTGCGATGTTGGGCGGTGTATTACTTGGCCTAGCCGAAACCTTTGCGGCAGCATATATCTCCTCACAATATAAAGATATTGTGGCTTTTGCCTTATTAGTATTGATTTTGCTCTTCCGCCCTACCGGATTATTGGGTAAACCAGAGGTGGAGAAAGTCTAATGGCTAAACAAATTCAACACGCTATTTTTGCTGCGATTATCGCTGGTGTCATTATTGCGCCTATTTTTGGTTTTCAAATTTTACGGGTGGGGATGCAGACCACGCTAAAACCCGATTGGCCCATGATCTTTTGGGGCATGGGCATCGTATTTGTCTTCCAGCTTATTCGTCCTAAAGTCTTAGCGCTGCTTTCTAAAAGACAACAAACGATTAGTTTACCCACCTTTAATAGCAAAACACGTCAAGGCTTAATGTTGCTGCTTGTGGCCGCTGCTTTAGTTTGGCCTTTTTTTGCTGGACGCGCTCAGATTGATATTGCGACCTTAGTCCTAATCTATGTGATGTTAGGCTTGGGGCTAAATATCGTGGTGGGCTTTGCTGGCTTATTAGATTTGGGTTTTGTGGGCTTTTATGCAGTAGGTGCTTATACCTATGCGCTGCTGTACCACTGGGCTGGTTGGGGTTTTTGGGCCTCTTTGCCAGCAGCGGGCGCCATGGCCGCGTTATTTGGTTATATTTTAGGCTTTCCTGTATTGCGTTTACGTGGTGATTACTTAGCAATTGTGACCTTGGGCTTTGGTGAGATCATTCGATTGTTATTAATTAACTTGTATCCAATTACTGGTGGGCCTGATGGGATCTCAGGGATTCCCAAGCCTACGGTCTTTGGTTATGTCATGGGGCGTAGGGCTCCAGAGGGTGAAATCACTTTCCATGAACTCGTAGGCTGGAAATTTAGCAATGTGGATGTGATTATTTATCTCTACTTGCTCGCTTTGGTTTTAGCGCTAGTGACGCTTTTTGTGTCTAATCGCTTGATGCGTATGCCAGTCGGTAGGGCTTGGGAGGCACTGCGCGAAGACGAAATCGCATGTCGGTCTTTAGGATTAAATCCTACAGGCATTAAACTCTCTGCTTTTACGATTGGGGCGATGTTTGCTGGTTTTGGGGGCGCTTTTTTTGCAGCACGCCAAGGGCTGGTGAATCCGGAATCATTTACCTTTATAGAATCCGCTTTAATTTTAGCGATTGTGGTTTTAGGGGGGATGGGTTCTCAATTAGGTGTAATTTTAGCGGCTGTTTTATTGACGGTAGTACCTGAAATAGCGCGTCAATTTGCTGAATATCGAATGCTTATCTTTGGTTTAGTCATGGTGGTGATGATGGTGTGGCGTCCCCAAGGCTTGTTACCGGTTAAACGTCCGCATGTGGAGCTAAAGGCATGATTCAACCCATTTTATCGGTAAAAGATCTATGTATGCGTTTTGGTGGGTTGCTCGCCGTAGACCATGTGAGCTTTGATGTAAAGCCGCATCAGGTATTTGGCATTATTGGCCCTAATGGTGCAGGGAAAACAACCGTATTTAATTGTATTGGTGGTTTTTACAAACCGTCCGATGGTCAAATCCTTCTAGAGGGTAAAGCCATTCAGGGCATGCCTAGCCATAAAGTGGCTCAAAAAGGCTTAGTACGTACCTTTCAAAACGTGCGTTTGTTTAAGCAATTGACTGTCTTAGAAAACTTGTTAGTTGCTCAGCATCAACACATTAATACCAGCCTATTAGCTGGGCTATTGAAAACCTCTGGTTATAAACGTTCCGAGGATCTAGCCCAGGCTCAAGCGGCAAAATGGTTGGATTTTATGGATTTGCGGCAGTATGCAAACCGAGAGGCGGGTAATTTGGCCTATGGCCATCAGCGTCGTTTGGAAATTGCTCGCTGCATGATTACTCAGCCGAAATTATTGATGTTGGATGAGCCTGCTGCGGGCTTAAACCCACAGGAAAAGCGTGATTTACAACAGTTGATTGATCAATTGCGTACTGATATGGGGGTTGCGGTTTTATTGATTGAGCACGATATGAGCTTAGTTATGGGGATTTCAGATGAAATTCTCGTCATGGAGTATGGCAAACCCATTGCTGTGGGCGTACCT
This Paenalcaligenes faecalis DNA region includes the following protein-coding sequences:
- a CDS encoding VUT family protein, with translation MSIMPSSRFEPMTLGQQVLAVGLMILIVVASNVMVQYPINDWLTWGAVSYPIAFLVADVLNRRFGPKSARQVAYFGFIAALLISVFVASPRIALASGSAFLVAQLCDIYIFDRLRHRSWWQAPFVGGIAGATLDTFVFFSVAFAGTDMPWQTLLLGDLAVKLSLNTFMLAPFRALMWNIAKPSNPQ
- the livH gene encoding high-affinity branched-chain amino acid ABC transporter permease LivH; its protein translation is MSDLLPQLVQQLFNGLSLGAIYALIAIGYTMVYGIIGMINFAHGEIYMIGAYAGLVTLSAIGMSSGLPVILIVLIMLLVAAAITAVYGYTVEKIAYAPVRGSPRLVPLISAIGMSIFLQNWVALGQGARDMAVPNLVTGSLQIPLGDDFTFNAPYARILIIVTTVALMVALSLFIKYSRIGRASRACSQDLGMANLLGIDTSRIISFTFIIGAMLAAVGGVLIALAIGKLNPFIGFIAGIKAFTAAVLGGIGSIPGAMLGGVLLGLAETFAAAYISSQYKDIVAFALLVLILLFRPTGLLGKPEVEKV
- the livM gene encoding high-affinity branched-chain amino acid ABC transporter permease LivM, producing MAKQIQHAIFAAIIAGVIIAPIFGFQILRVGMQTTLKPDWPMIFWGMGIVFVFQLIRPKVLALLSKRQQTISLPTFNSKTRQGLMLLLVAAALVWPFFAGRAQIDIATLVLIYVMLGLGLNIVVGFAGLLDLGFVGFYAVGAYTYALLYHWAGWGFWASLPAAGAMAALFGYILGFPVLRLRGDYLAIVTLGFGEIIRLLLINLYPITGGPDGISGIPKPTVFGYVMGRRAPEGEITFHELVGWKFSNVDVIIYLYLLALVLALVTLFVSNRLMRMPVGRAWEALREDEIACRSLGLNPTGIKLSAFTIGAMFAGFGGAFFAARQGLVNPESFTFIESALILAIVVLGGMGSQLGVILAAVLLTVVPEIARQFAEYRMLIFGLVMVVMMVWRPQGLLPVKRPHVELKA
- the livG gene encoding high-affinity branched-chain amino acid ABC transporter ATP-binding protein LivG; this translates as MIQPILSVKDLCMRFGGLLAVDHVSFDVKPHQVFGIIGPNGAGKTTVFNCIGGFYKPSDGQILLEGKAIQGMPSHKVAQKGLVRTFQNVRLFKQLTVLENLLVAQHQHINTSLLAGLLKTSGYKRSEDLAQAQAAKWLDFMDLRQYANREAGNLAYGHQRRLEIARCMITQPKLLMLDEPAAGLNPQEKRDLQQLIDQLRTDMGVAVLLIEHDMSLVMGISDEILVMEYGKPIAVGVPNDIQNNPRVIKAYLGEE